From a region of the Microterricola gilva genome:
- a CDS encoding peptidase, whose protein sequence is MIDWSAFGLVLISALVGTCIVVAAFSLGIRLLTVSGRTPIVTPAEFTDAITVITPAELRHAEKRAAKAARKSPLSAGQKRAALYGAWVCFGISGIAVLVGIYLIIGEHLLG, encoded by the coding sequence GTGATCGATTGGTCGGCCTTCGGCCTCGTCCTCATCTCCGCCCTCGTCGGCACCTGCATCGTCGTCGCGGCGTTCTCACTCGGCATTCGCCTGCTGACGGTGTCAGGGCGCACGCCCATCGTCACACCGGCCGAATTCACCGACGCCATCACCGTCATCACGCCGGCTGAGCTCCGCCACGCGGAGAAGCGCGCGGCCAAGGCGGCACGCAAGAGCCCGCTGAGCGCCGGCCAGAAGCGGGCCGCTCTGTACGGTGCGTGGGTCTGCTTCGGCATCAGCGGCATCGCCGTGCTCGTCGGCATCTACCTCATCATCGGCGAGCACCTGCTGGGCTGA
- a CDS encoding uracil-xanthine permease family protein, whose product MHLPWTLHGDGKNVEASAVVLPAERLSWPRTIGLGTQHVVAMFGATFLVPILTGFPPSTTLLFSGIGTILFLLITGNRLPSYLGSSFAFIAPITAASVGTDHSNALFGIVVVGAMLAAVGLIVQVTGTGWIDGLMPPVVAGAIVALIGFNLAPAAGANFAKAPLTALITLSAVILSAVLFRGILGRLSIFIGVVVGYLAAVLFGEVNFDAVAAAPWFGWPTFAFPGNPFTDSAVLATLPAFIPVVLVLIAENVGHIRGVAQLTDPSVNKLTGRALFADGLATMLAGSFGGSGTTTYGENIGVMAATRVYSTAAYWVAGIFAILLGLSPKVGAVINTIPAGVLGGVTTALYGLIGIIGVKIWLDNKVDFNKPINQFTAATALIVGIADYTINLGSFTFNGIALGTIAAIVIYHVMNAVSRLRGTD is encoded by the coding sequence ATGCACCTGCCCTGGACGCTTCACGGCGATGGAAAGAACGTGGAGGCGAGCGCGGTCGTGCTCCCCGCGGAACGGCTCAGCTGGCCGCGCACGATCGGGCTCGGCACCCAGCACGTCGTCGCCATGTTCGGTGCAACGTTCCTCGTTCCGATCCTCACCGGATTCCCGCCGAGCACGACGCTGCTGTTCTCCGGTATCGGAACGATCCTGTTCCTGCTCATCACGGGCAACCGCCTGCCGAGCTACCTCGGTTCATCCTTCGCCTTCATCGCCCCGATCACCGCGGCAAGCGTCGGCACCGACCACAGCAACGCGCTGTTCGGCATCGTCGTCGTCGGAGCGATGCTCGCGGCCGTCGGCCTGATCGTGCAGGTCACGGGAACCGGCTGGATCGACGGTCTGATGCCACCGGTCGTCGCCGGTGCCATCGTGGCCCTGATCGGTTTCAACCTCGCCCCGGCCGCCGGCGCCAACTTCGCCAAGGCCCCGCTGACGGCGCTCATCACGCTCAGCGCCGTCATCCTCAGCGCCGTGCTGTTCCGCGGCATCCTCGGTCGGCTCTCGATCTTCATCGGTGTCGTCGTCGGCTACCTGGCCGCCGTGCTCTTCGGCGAGGTCAACTTCGACGCCGTCGCCGCGGCCCCCTGGTTCGGCTGGCCGACGTTCGCCTTCCCCGGGAACCCGTTCACCGATTCGGCCGTGCTGGCGACCCTGCCAGCGTTCATCCCGGTTGTGCTCGTGCTGATCGCGGAGAACGTCGGCCACATCCGCGGTGTCGCCCAGCTCACCGATCCGAGCGTGAACAAGCTCACCGGCCGCGCACTGTTCGCGGACGGCCTGGCGACGATGCTCGCCGGAAGTTTCGGCGGCTCAGGTACGACCACGTACGGCGAGAACATCGGCGTGATGGCGGCAACCCGTGTCTACTCCACCGCCGCCTACTGGGTGGCCGGCATCTTCGCGATCCTGCTCGGCCTCTCCCCCAAGGTCGGCGCCGTCATCAACACGATCCCTGCCGGCGTGCTCGGCGGCGTGACGACCGCGCTCTACGGCCTCATCGGCATCATCGGTGTGAAGATCTGGCTCGACAACAAGGTCGACTTCAACAAGCCGATCAACCAGTTCACGGCCGCGACGGCCCTGATCGTCGGCATCGCCGACTACACGATCAACCTGGGTTCGTTCACCTTCAACGGCATCGCGCTCGGCACGATCGCCGCCATCGTGATCTACCACGTGATGAACGCCGTCTCGCGTCTGCGCGGCACCGACTAG
- a CDS encoding NCS2 family permease, with amino-acid sequence MAKPLELAGEFTPFQRKELAISQSTATETPTTPPTGLKSRLDSYFEITRRGSTFGTEMRGGIVTFVTMAYIVILNPIILSGHPDVNGDMLAFPQVAAVTALTAGVMTILFGLIARLPFGFAAGLGINSFLAVSVVGQVTWPEAMGLVVVNGLIIVLLAATGLRRLIFEAVPIQLKLAITVGIGLFIAFIGLVNAGFVTSTGAASPPVGLGVEGSVATVPTLVFIVTLLITGVLVARKVKGALLIGLVGSTVIAVIVEAVMKLGPSFVDGKPNPGGWSLSVPELPAQWVSLPDLSLVGDVSFGSFERIGALAALMLVFTLVFTNFFDAMGTMTGLSNEAKLADANGDFPRLKSALVVEGIGAVAGGFSSSSSNTVFIESGAGIGEGARTGFANIVTGLLFLIAMFFTPLTSIVPSEVASAALVIVGALMMTQIKDIDFSEFSVLLPVFLTIIVMPLTYSIANGIGAGFVAWVLIRSLSGKGKGISPLLWIVAAGFLLYFVRGPIEAMLGA; translated from the coding sequence ATGGCAAAACCCTTAGAATTGGCCGGGGAATTCACACCTTTTCAGCGCAAGGAGCTAGCCATCTCGCAGTCAACGGCCACTGAGACGCCAACCACACCACCGACAGGGTTGAAGTCTCGACTCGACAGCTACTTTGAAATCACCCGACGCGGCTCCACCTTCGGCACCGAAATGCGCGGCGGCATCGTCACCTTCGTGACGATGGCGTACATCGTGATCCTCAACCCGATCATCCTGAGCGGCCACCCCGACGTGAACGGCGACATGCTCGCGTTCCCGCAGGTCGCCGCCGTCACCGCCCTCACGGCCGGTGTGATGACGATCCTGTTCGGCCTCATCGCCCGTCTGCCGTTCGGCTTCGCCGCCGGTCTCGGCATCAATTCCTTCCTCGCGGTGAGCGTCGTCGGTCAGGTCACCTGGCCGGAGGCCATGGGCCTCGTCGTCGTGAACGGCCTGATCATCGTGCTGTTGGCCGCCACCGGCCTGCGCCGCCTGATCTTCGAGGCCGTCCCGATCCAGCTGAAGCTCGCGATCACCGTCGGAATCGGTCTGTTCATCGCGTTCATCGGACTCGTCAACGCCGGCTTCGTCACCTCCACCGGTGCCGCTTCGCCGCCCGTCGGCCTGGGCGTCGAGGGCTCGGTCGCCACCGTTCCGACGCTCGTCTTCATCGTGACCCTGCTGATCACCGGCGTGCTCGTTGCCCGCAAGGTGAAGGGCGCACTGCTCATCGGTCTCGTCGGCAGCACCGTCATCGCCGTGATCGTCGAAGCGGTCATGAAGCTCGGCCCGTCCTTCGTCGACGGCAAGCCCAACCCCGGCGGCTGGAGCCTCTCCGTCCCCGAACTCCCTGCGCAGTGGGTCAGCCTTCCCGACCTCAGCCTGGTCGGCGACGTCAGCTTCGGCAGTTTCGAGCGCATCGGCGCCCTGGCCGCCCTCATGCTCGTCTTCACCCTCGTGTTCACCAACTTCTTCGACGCGATGGGCACCATGACCGGCCTCTCCAACGAGGCGAAGCTGGCCGACGCCAACGGCGACTTCCCCCGCCTGAAGAGCGCGCTTGTCGTCGAGGGCATCGGCGCGGTCGCCGGTGGCTTCAGCTCGAGCTCCTCGAACACCGTGTTCATCGAATCCGGCGCAGGCATCGGTGAGGGCGCCCGCACCGGTTTCGCGAACATCGTGACCGGTCTGCTCTTCCTGATCGCCATGTTCTTCACCCCGCTCACCTCGATCGTGCCCTCCGAGGTGGCCAGCGCCGCCCTCGTGATCGTCGGTGCCCTGATGATGACCCAGATCAAGGACATCGACTTCAGCGAGTTCTCCGTGCTGCTGCCGGTGTTCCTCACGATCATCGTGATGCCGCTCACCTACTCGATCGCCAACGGCATCGGCGCGGGCTTCGTCGCGTGGGTGCTCATCCGCTCGCTCTCCGGCAAGGGCAAGGGCATCAGCCCGCTGCTCTGGATCGTCGCGGCCGGCTTCCTGCTCTACTTCGTGCGCGGCCCGATCGAGGCCATGCTCGGCGCGTAG
- a CDS encoding FadR/GntR family transcriptional regulator — protein MVDSPDAAQHGLLSAELLLRPGKTANAFEETVQRLLQTIRLGLIAPGEKLPAERELAAMLSVSRDTLREAIAALTEAGYVLSRRGRYGGTFVVDPVPRGTPTVGANGELRERREVPVAEIEDTIVLRSILECGAARQAAMCELSGVDRERLWQALEDCRDAAPSDYRRHDSRLHLLIAELVGSPSLVPLVADVRMRVNELLDDIPLLAPNIAHSNEQHEAIVRAILRGNPDAAAEAMSEHIAGSEALLRGFLG, from the coding sequence ATGGTTGATTCACCGGACGCAGCACAGCACGGCCTTCTGAGCGCCGAGCTGTTGCTGCGCCCTGGGAAGACGGCGAACGCCTTCGAGGAGACGGTACAGCGTCTGCTGCAGACGATCCGGCTCGGGCTGATCGCGCCGGGCGAGAAGCTCCCGGCCGAGCGCGAACTCGCCGCAATGCTCTCGGTGAGCCGCGACACCCTGCGCGAGGCGATCGCCGCGCTCACGGAGGCCGGCTACGTGCTCTCCCGGCGCGGCCGGTACGGCGGGACCTTCGTCGTCGACCCCGTGCCGCGAGGCACGCCGACGGTCGGCGCGAACGGCGAGCTGCGCGAGCGCCGGGAGGTTCCGGTCGCCGAGATCGAGGACACGATCGTGCTCCGCAGCATCCTCGAGTGCGGTGCGGCCAGGCAGGCGGCCATGTGCGAGCTCAGCGGCGTCGACAGGGAGCGGCTCTGGCAAGCCCTCGAGGACTGTCGGGACGCCGCCCCGAGCGACTACCGCAGGCACGACTCCAGGCTGCACCTTCTGATCGCCGAACTCGTCGGCTCCCCCAGCCTGGTTCCGCTCGTGGCCGATGTGCGCATGCGTGTGAACGAGCTGCTCGACGACATCCCGCTGCTTGCCCCCAACATCGCGCACTCGAACGAGCAGCACGAGGCGATCGTGCGTGCCATCCTGCGCGGCAATCCGGATGCAGCGGCCGAGGCCATGAGCGAGCACATCGCCGGCTCGGAAGCCCTGCTGCGCGGCTTCCTCGGCTAG